In Lotus japonicus ecotype B-129 chromosome 5, LjGifu_v1.2, one genomic interval encodes:
- the LOC130719704 gene encoding uncharacterized protein LOC130719704, with protein sequence MYNRTIPSQREHTSAFLNGLNEFIALACQKSADLTSGEIRCPCTRCRNFKYLDLIEVEVHLCRWGFISDYWYWTCHGESDPILCTTFNTCPSTSGTAQEGHRFENMVYDAFDPQFRMHPNQQIEESPNKDAQEFYDLLHAAQKPLWSGCTNHTELFTVVRLLTIKSDGNISQRSFNEYMALMKETHPEGNIIPEDYYRAKKIVSKLGLTAKKIDCCDKGCMLFYTDEDMKLKHCKFCGGPRYHRKKVGRDNYKEVPVKRMHYLPLIPRLKRLYASMSSALHMRWHYENKRKPGVMCHPSDGKAWKYFDGKHLDFAKEPRNVRLGLCSDGFMPFGNGAKPYSCWPVIVTPYNLPPELCMTTPYMFLTLIIPGPDNPKEKIDVYLQPLIDELKLLWNEGVVTYDISKKQNFIMKAALMWTVNDFPANGMLSGWSTAGKLACPYCMNQSKAFYLKHGGKCSWFDFHRQFLPTNHEYRKNKDAFLKNRVVTSKAPRRLSGDEVWEEVSEMPKITKTQPCICPGYGVFHNWTKQNIFWELPYWKDNLIRHNLDMMHIEKNVFDNVFNTVMDIKGKTKDNVKARRDLKEYCRRRELELVENLGGKPLKPKAKFILSKEQNMAVCKWVSELKMPDGYASNLSRCVTMKDGKFLGMKSHHCHIFMERLLPIAFSALRLQVWRPLAKLSKFFKDLCSSTLQLNDLRRMRENIIITTCKLERIFPPGFFNSMEHLHIHLPYEAIAGGPIQYRWMYPFER encoded by the coding sequence ATGTATAATAGAACCATACCTAGCCAAAGGGAGCATACAAGTGCATTTTTGAATGGACTAAATGAATTTATTGCTCTTGCATGCCAAAAATCAGCAGACTTGACTAGTGGAGAGATTAGATGTCCTTGCACTAGATGTAGAAATTTCAAGTACTTAGATCTCATAGAGGTTGAAGTTCATCTTTGTAGGTGGGGATTTATATCAGATTATTGGTATTGGACATGTCATGGAGAAAGTGATCCAATTTTATGCACAACATTTAATACTTGTCCAAGTACTAGTGGCACTGCACAAGAGGGTCATAGATTTGAAAACATGGTTTACGATGCGTTTGATCCACAATTTAGAATGCATCCTAATCAACAAATAGAGGAGTCTCCAAATAAAGATGCTCAAGAGTTTTATGATTTACTACATGCAGCCCAAAAGCCATTGTGGTCAGGTTGTACTAATCATACAGAATTGTTTACTGTTGTTAGATTATTGACAATCAAATCAGATGGAAACATTTCCCAACGATCTTTCAATGAGTATATGGCTCTCATGAAAGAGACACATCCTGAAGGTAATATTATTCCTGAAGATTATTATAGGGCAAAGAAGATAGTGTCCAAGCTTGGTCTTACAGCAAAAAAAATAGATTGTTGCGACAAAGGTTGTATGTTGTTCTACACTGATGAAGATATGAAATTAAAGCATTGCAAGTTTTGTGGCGGACCTCGTTATCATAGAAAAAAGGTTGGTAGAGATAATTACAAAGAAGTTCCTGTGAAGAGAATGCACTATTTACCCCTCATTCCCAGGCTTAAGAGATTGTATGCTTCAATGAGTTCTGCTCTACACATGAGGTGGCATTATGAAAATAAACGAAAACCAGGAGTGATGTGTCATCCATCAGATGGAAAAGCATGGAAATACTTTGATGGTAAGCATCTTGATTTTGCAAAGGAACCTAGAAATGTGAGATTAGGATTATGTTCTGATGGCTTTATGCCATTTGGTAATGGAGCTAAACCTTATTCTTGTTGGCCGGTAATTGTTACCCCTTATAATCTTCCTCCTGAACTTTGCATGACTACTCCTTACATGTTTTTGACATTGATTATTCCTGGGCCTGATAATCCAAAAGAGAAAATTGATGTGTATTTGCAGCCATTGATAGATGAGTTAAAATTGTTATGGAATGAAGGTGTGGTGACATATGACATTTCAAAAAAGCAGAATTTTATCATGAAAGCAGCATTAATGTGGACTGTTAATGATTTTCCTGCAAATGGTATGTTGTCGGGTTGGAGTACCGCAGGAAAATTAGCTTGTCCATATTGCATGAATCAATCAAAGGCTTTCTATCTGAAACATGGCGGTAAATGTTCTTGGTTTGATTTTCATCGTCAATTTTTGCCAACAAATCATGAATATAGGAAAAATAAGGATGCATTTCTCAAGAATCGAGTTGTGACGTCCAAAGCTCCACGAAGGCTATCGGGGGATGAAGTGTGGGAAGAAGTTTCTGAAATGCCAAAAATAACGAAGACTCAACCTTGTATTTGTCCTGGATATGGTGTCTTTCATAATTGGACAAAACAAAACATCTTTTGGGAGTTACCATATTGGAAGGACAACTTAATAAGGCATAATCTTGATATGATGCATATTGAGAAAAATGTTTTTGATAATGTCTTTAATACAGTGATGGACATCAAAGGCAAGACCAAAGATAATGTTAAGGCAAGAAGGGATTTGAAAGAGTATTGTAGACGGAGAGAATTGGAATTAGTAGAGAACCTCGGTGGAAAACCTTTAAAGCCTAAAGCAAAATTTATTCTTTCGAAGGAGCAAAACATGGCGGTGTGTAAATGGGTTAGTGAGTTGAAAATGCCCGATGGATATGCTTCAAATTTGAGTAGATGTGTAACCATGAAGGATGGGAAGTTTCTTGGAATGAAAAGTCATCATTGTCATATCTTTATGGAGCGTTTGTTACCAATTGCTTTTAGTGCATTACGACTTCAAGTTTGGAGACCTTTAGCTAAGTTGAGCAAGTTCTTCAAGGATTTGTGCTCAAGTACATTGCAATTGAATGATCTGAGGCggatgagagaaaatattatcatTACAACATGTAAGTTGGAAAGAATCTTTCCACCTGGTTTCTTTAATTCAATGGAGCATTTGCATATCCATCTTCCTTATGAAGCAATAGCAGGAGGTCCCATTCAATATCGATGGATGTATCCATTTGAGAGGTAA